In one window of Phormidium ambiguum IAM M-71 DNA:
- a CDS encoding DNA double-strand break repair nuclease NurA, with protein MLDLTKIARQMQGLSEHLAAESVASRQRLEIAQKLMVEATARQQELVEIQEKWRDRFIFSVPTPVEPLNSCIDIPIPPKVHTVIATDGSQISPSHHEIAYCYLINIGRVVIHYGQGRYPLLDSLPEVFYRPEDLYVSRQWGIRVEEWMGYRRTVSEAIALAELVTNWVQTQRETLPTNPLSINVEGGQEKVPTLAMVDGSLIYWFLEGLPGDACDRILPPILEAWEQIRLAEVPLLSYISASRSTESLNLLRLQACPHSTPNCVVNCGDSEDKKAPCQVFDTLRDTPFWLSMLKPGQRTPLWKSTMRILNLYGESQQIYFCYVHVGSEIARVEFPAWVAENSTLLNQALSLMLGQIQKGYGYPISLSEAHNHAVVKADDRARFFAFLEQQMIKSGLKNVGISYKETRKRGSIA; from the coding sequence ATGCTAGACCTAACAAAGATCGCGCGACAAATGCAGGGTTTAAGCGAACACTTAGCGGCGGAAAGTGTTGCTAGTCGCCAACGGTTAGAGATAGCGCAAAAGTTGATGGTGGAGGCGACTGCTAGACAGCAAGAGTTAGTAGAAATTCAGGAAAAATGGCGCGATCGCTTTATTTTTTCTGTACCTACTCCTGTAGAACCTTTAAATAGTTGTATTGATATTCCCATTCCGCCAAAAGTTCACACCGTTATTGCAACAGACGGTTCGCAAATTTCACCGAGTCACCACGAAATTGCTTATTGTTATTTGATAAATATTGGGCGAGTAGTGATTCATTATGGACAAGGAAGATACCCTTTATTAGATAGTTTACCGGAAGTTTTTTACCGACCAGAAGATTTATATGTTTCCCGTCAATGGGGGATTAGAGTTGAAGAATGGATGGGGTATCGGCGGACTGTTTCAGAGGCGATCGCTTTAGCAGAATTAGTTACAAATTGGGTACAAACTCAAAGAGAAACCTTACCCACTAACCCCCTCTCTATTAACGTAGAGGGGGGACAAGAGAAAGTTCCGACTTTAGCGATGGTGGATGGTTCGTTAATTTATTGGTTTTTGGAAGGTTTACCTGGGGATGCTTGCGATCGAATTTTACCGCCAATTTTAGAAGCTTGGGAACAAATTCGGTTAGCGGAAGTTCCGCTTTTAAGTTATATTAGCGCTTCTCGAAGTACAGAAAGTTTAAATTTACTGCGCTTACAAGCTTGTCCTCATTCTACTCCGAATTGTGTTGTTAATTGTGGTGATTCGGAAGATAAAAAAGCTCCTTGTCAGGTTTTTGATACTTTGCGGGATACGCCTTTTTGGTTATCGATGTTAAAACCTGGACAACGTACTCCTTTATGGAAAAGTACGATGCGAATTTTGAATTTGTATGGGGAAAGTCAGCAAATTTATTTTTGTTATGTTCATGTAGGAAGTGAAATTGCTAGAGTAGAGTTTCCTGCTTGGGTAGCAGAGAATTCTACTTTATTAAATCAAGCTTTAAGTTTAATGTTGGGACAAATTCAAAAAGGTTACGGTTATCCGATATCGTTATCGGAGGCGCATAATCATGCGGTAGTTAAGGCGGACGATCGCGCCCGTTTCTTTGCTTTTTTGGAACAACAAATGATTAAATCTGGTTTAAAGAATGTGGGGATTTCTTATAAGGAGACTAGGAAACGGGGGAGTATTGCTTAG
- the xseB gene encoding exodeoxyribonuclease VII small subunit — protein MSKSIRKESEEVLLQEGFNYEETVARVEEIVAEIESGELELGEVFDEFAIAVEALLKCQNFLSQKKQKVNLLIETLEEETESF, from the coding sequence ATTCGTAAAGAGTCAGAAGAGGTTTTGTTGCAAGAGGGTTTTAATTATGAGGAAACTGTGGCGAGGGTTGAGGAAATAGTCGCGGAAATTGAATCGGGGGAGTTGGAGTTGGGGGAAGTGTTTGATGAGTTTGCGATCGCAGTTGAAGCTTTACTCAAATGTCAGAACTTTTTGTCACAAAAGAAGCAAAAAGTCAATTTACTAATCGAAACATTAGAAGAGGAAACAGAAAGTTTCTAA